The Lepeophtheirus salmonis chromosome 3, UVic_Lsal_1.4, whole genome shotgun sequence genomic interval TTTTAGAGAATGTACACTCCTGTGATGAGTAGCACACACCATCTCCTCCAGAAACGGGTTGAGTAGtccaatgaaaataaaaagtcatttgtctgaataaatagttaaatcACTATCCATAAGGCATAATTTGATCTAATATCTTTGCAAAGTAGAAAAtaccaataattattatttatgtttataaaatttacgtATATTTACGTCAAATGATTGAGCGTGATCATTGATTACTTAAGTAATCCATTCTCTGATATATCTTGCCTCTAAGTACCTTCACTAGAACACTCATTTCTGTCGATcatgattcttattttttaaactatgataCGCTGAGTTATAAGACAAGATACACAAATTGCTGCGTTGTTTTTTCTCAGCTAACTCAAGAAgttattaactataattaattatattattataactattaagtTATTAAGTgcaaactcaaaaatgagacgtcgacaaactttgctaaattaatatagaagatatatAAGTAAGATAGGAATGAAAGATTTGATCATTTCTGATTCGGATAGTATATTTCAAGGATCatcataaatgattattttgataattaattataatgtttgtgcttttacataattgaaaatagaTTGATTTAGTATGtcttattcaaacttttttgttcataaacgtcacttgcaataaaaattatgattaaatacatacgcatataataatatgtattttaagacaaatataTAGTACAACCAAGGAAAAATAGAGAGACGGGAGTGGGGGGTAAATCGTCGTTTTATGAGAGAAATGGAGAACCAAAAAGTCttgaaattaaggaattataaacttttcaattgaataagtatttttttctgttaaatagAAGCCATTGTTAAGAAAGGAGATTAGTTATTGATGCAGGAATGCATactatttaacataaaaaaatggaataagtAATTGACTAGCGCAttagaaatatacaaattaacttTATCGAACGATtgtaatagtttatatatatatataaatatgtatataaatatcaatgagATGAAACAATCCATTGCATGATGGCTGTGTCACGTCCTCCACAAGATATGAGTCTCGAGTCATCGGATAAAAATTCTAACCGTGTCACTTGAGAACTGTGACCACCATTTACATGACATAAggactataaaataaaaaaaatgattatgcaaatgattaataattctATAAGATAAAAGATTTTACCTTTGGCTGAGTAACTGGATACGCAAATGTCTTGATTTTACCCACGTCATCTCCTGTAACGAGTAGTTTCTTGTTGTGCGATCGGGATGCTGAAACCAAATCTGTTCCATCAATACTTTCAGGCCAAACACCAATTGTATTAAAACTTAATATGCATGTCTGAGTCGCCCATTCTGTGTCTCTCATATCTCCTGGATTAGAAATTTGTCGACAGAGATTGGCATTCCCTAAAAAGCAAAATGAGTTATTAAAACATGAAGGTTatgatttcattttgaagacTCACAGTATAAAAGTTCATGATCTCCAGAATTGGATTGAATGTAGGTGCTGTCAGCGGACCAATCAAGGTGAGTAAGGAAATGTGAATGTCCCTATAAAAACAGGATCATTATTGTAATGTTAACAATTAATTCCATTAGTATCATGATTATTCTGAATTAAAGGCAATGTTATAACAATAAAGCTATGGTATGTAAGTAAAAGAACGTACCAACATGTTCAATGCTCCACTACTAGCTGTCTTTCTTCTACGTGAATCCCcctaattagtaaaaattaacaGAAATGTTAGGAATTACTTTATTAGTATACAATTTAAGTAAAAGGACTGAATTCGAATGGTAATgcgatttttttaaacctatacaCATTTTagcagttataaatatatatattaatggtggTAATTGTATATTGAGTTagaataatattagtaaatattttaactggACAACGAAATAATGACCGATAGAAACTAGCTGTACTTACCATGCATCTACCGAGgcgattgtattttttatagtcGTCCGAGACCTGATAGACATAAATTACATTATCTCGCGATCCCAAGGCAAGAAGTTTTCCATCAGGTGAAAAACGAACTGTTTGTATAGCTTCAGAGCCATCTTGATATAATCCATATACCTCCCGAGTTCTAGAGTCAATTACCATCCACTTTCCGCAAACCATTCCAACAAGGAGAACCTCTCCGTCATTTGAAAAGCATGCCGATTGGGCTTGTTcctattacatttaaaaaaagagaaataattcgTCAATAAGAGGATGGGAAATATATAACCAGTCCGTACCCCAGTATCACTACTCCATATCGAAGTATGAGATAAACTGTCCCAAAGATGTATTCTACTTTCATAATCCGCAGTTAAAAATTGGCTTTGTTGAGGATGAACAGCAAGAGCCCAAATTTCATCTACATGTCCCGTTACAATTTCATGAAAACTTAATTCAAACGTGCCTTGCAAAATTGAATTGCGAGTTGATCCAACAAGGAGTTGAGATCCTTTACCCTGGGAAATGGTTCTAATGGATCCCATATGTTCAGGAAGCTCAGCTTCCATTCCCGTACGTCTATAGAGAGAATCAAATTCTACTATGCGCCGATCTTTTCCACCACCAGTGACAATGGAACCGTCTTTAAGTACACAAATACTGAATATTGGACCGTTATGCACTTTCCTCAATGCCTTGGTTACCGCATTATATCCACGTCCCCAAACAGAAATATTTCCATTTGAGTCTCCCGTTAACAAATCTCCTGTGTAACTAAATGCTAAGCACGTAACATACTTGGGCTTATCCCTTTGATCAAATAAACCCGTTTTACGACTCAGTGTAAAGCCAGTGCTATCCAACTGCCAAAAATTGACATGTCCTTTCCCGCATGTAACAATTGAACCACCCTCCAATGGATGAAATTCCGCAGCGACGACAGTTTCGTTAGAGCACTTCGTTTCAGTGATTTTACTGCCTCTATCACTTCGTTGCCAATCCCAGAGGGATATGGTGTGGTCTGATGTTTCTTCAACGGCGAGCAAGAGGTTTCCCCCATCTGCTTTAGAGAACGAGACGCAACAAATCGATTTTTCAAAGTCTCCCAAGCCTAAGATATGAATTGTTAGCATACTAACGGAGTTCCATACACGGACATGAGGCTGGAAGAAATACAAACATGATTTCTCTATTGAGTaagtatttatgataaaaaatatttgttgatgcatttaattatttcatgtaatttgctaatataaaaagtaggtCAACAATTCTTACTTTTTCTATTATCAATACAAAAAACTACTTAAGCATATAAAATACCcttatctatatacataaaatggGTATGGAAGCattgttccttttttaaaaagaaaaataatataattccaaATTACCCTTCCATCTCGACGATCATGACCAGAGCTTTGACCCGTCGCAATTACCAATTTATTCGGATGAACGGCAAGACTGGAAAACAAATAAAGATGAATGCAATGAacgaaatacattatttttttgtatgtagaaaAGTCTTACCATTTAACATCCTCAGTGTGCCCTAGATAATGTCTTTGTGTCTGTTCTTCTGAATTATACAACACAACAACTGCCGCCACAAAGTAAATCATTTCTCCGGTAGGAAGAAGATACAAATTGGATCGTGCATCCCTTCCTCGATATCCATAAACCCACTCTAGCTTTAACTTTTGTGGTGGAGCAGGAGAGACTTTGGACAATGAATAGTATTCTGAGTAAGAAGATGGAACAAAGAGTTGAGTGGGACGTCCTCGAACATACATGCTGACTGATCCCTCATCAGGATTATAAACGGCATCTTTTGTtctatagatatttaaataagggaaacaaagtttaattttttatgtatatatataaaatattaatagattatGTGAATTTGATTTCATCCTCGATGTGCATAAATCTGCTCACCCATGCTTTGAATAGCGTctcatatatctcatatatGAATGAGAACAACCTACAATACCTCCTGTAGAACTACGAGAAATTGGCTTTGTCATGTCTATTGATGTTAAATGAATACTAAACGAAATCTTAATACCGAagcctaaaaaaataacatgcgttaaattatttttgaaagaagggCGCACATCTGACGTTTTCTATTATTATCTggtgattattataatttgggTGAGAAAATTATGCACACTGAGTCGGCAAAGAAAGGAATTCAAATGATTACAACGactgttatatatgtatatatatttttacccgTGTCTATGTGACCGATCAAGATTTTGTTGAGAGCCGAAAGGAGATCGTAAACTTAGTAAAGACCCACTGGGCATTCTCctaaagtaataaaaagataaattatattattaaaagctaCAATACGTATTATTAACACAACCTTTGGACATTGTTGGGACCAGGGGAATGATCTCTAAAGTCACTAGTTGAATTCCATTTCTTAGAATTAGTAAGATTGGTCATGGAACCCGATAAACTGGAGCTTCGATTGTTGTTGTGGTTACTGATGTGATTATGAGTTGACATGTGGTGAACATCTTGAGGGATTAGGGATTGATGAGGTCTTTGTGAAGGGGTTGAAAATTGTTTGacgttgatattattattattattattcttggatCGAATTTGGTTGTGAGTAGGGGACGGAGAAGGAGCAGGGCTCATGGAGTTGGAGCTATGACCGTCCGAATGTAATGAGCCCGTTGATTGATATAACGCAGATCTTCTaattatgtaagaaaaatacaaagaaataattaaagttaaaataagggatttcctttttaaaaataaataggaacaCATACAATTTAGaaacatacttatatatgttaGGGAGAGGCTGGTAcccaaaaaattcttaaaagttGCCAGATAACGTTTACCTTTTTTTGATACCATGTACGGATCTAATAAATCTAtctaatttaattgaaatatattaatatgagtaCAAAGCCGATGAAGTTTCTATGAAAAGTGacacaaaactataaaaattccaattttaggatttttgaatatatctcaacattttttttattaaatacatattttatacgcAATCTATGTAATCTATAACAtcagttcttctttttttaattcatttatgcaCTATTTAGGGggtgaattttaattttcatagatattgaattaaataaattataagacacattcaaaaactcaaaaatgaaatttatatacaaagtttTTAGTCCAAAATTTCATCGGCTTTCTGCTCtaggaaaatattaatatatttcaatgaaattacaATGTTCATTAGGTCCATACACAGTAGTATCATCAAAAAGCTTGTTTAGAGTAAGTCTTGGCATAAGCCTCACCCTAATGTGTGCATATAGATGTTGACATAGACTAGGGAAAcagataaattaacaaatagttAGCACAATTATTATCACTTAGCAgtattagatattattatacataaattggtATTAGGGATACATTTTTCCGGGGATTTATCCGAGGATTATACCTAAAGGATTCTGCATTTAATTACTTACttatctaaattttattttactttatatgattccctaaattaaatattaaatacacaGTTGCGAGAGTTGACTTTAAGCCTGCGTGTTGGGTTGcgtatttcacaattatacaacTCCCAGCTCTACCAAATATTTAAATCGTTCATCGTTTACTATTTAAggttctttgtttttgtttttcggattgggaaattaaatttaaaaagtgggATCTACAGTCTCTAAAAAAACTATCCAGTGAAAATTgtagtgataatgataaaatgtgACTGAGTAAGACTaccttaaaaattattcattcttcttgaagtataaaaataaatacagactTAAATTTCTCATTacgtattatttatgtatacgggataccattattaaaaaaaaatatttcctgggatcccactcaaaaaaaaattgcacggGAAATGAGAAATCCTAGTACCTCCTATATCCCTATTAGGgttgattatttaataggtcgttgtAGTGtcaacttctccctctgaagttaGCATTCTCGccaatctttggtgtaaattattttaaaaatccatgataaaataaatatatatgaattcaaatataattatcctatttacctacattaatgctattttaaatgttgaaggatCTCCTCTTTATAGTGGTAATTCATTCCCCCCCCCTCTCATGTCATAACAGGCAGAATCGCTCtccttttttccttacaaaaatgtcaagtCTACCCCTCATATATTCTcctattttgcattttatttttatcattaagacTAGTGGTATTTTTAGAGTCTACAGGTCctgcttttttaaaatttcgtaTCCCAATCCAATCTGCAACAAAAtaagtatgaataataaattataataaacaagcTAATATTTGGTGAATTACTTGTATATAAATCAACAAAACTTATGGACGAGTCCGTTCTAGAATATCTCTTTatgatggaacaaacaaatttattactataaaatgcagGATTTCCCGTAGGTGTAAAACACCGAGAAATTCTGGAAAAACGGAATCCCGAGAAAAAAACCCCAagtaataacataaatacatagaatATGTAGGAACAGCAggaacatacaaatatataatagaatgtTAAAAACGAGAATTGGTGCTACATAGAAACTCAAACTTGAAATGTTCacatagatatttaatatattttgaaaacgaagaggaaggaaaaataacaatatattaaagtGGGAATGGACAGAAAGAGtatgtgataaaataaatatgtgttagaatctaataataataataatcgtgAGTAAATATATAAGAAGGTCAAAAAGACCATCTAATAGTATTCCTTCTTCATGAGAACAATTtcgaaattatttaaattgtcaatcgacgtatttatgtaataatactaCTACATAAGTAAAGAGGCAGAGGGATGAGGCCGACGAGGATTTCAATGCCATCATATATTATGAAGGCGCATAAAGAGAGAGGTATGACTGAGTGacaagaccaaaaaaattataaataagaggTTGAAAAAACCTCATTCaacttgaaaaaaagtcatataatatcatattaaatttaagtaaattaaatccCCTATTTTCAAAGAATGGAGGGGGAAACAGGGTtacaatttccttttttcatacattttcaaatagcCTCCTATTGTAGTAGGTAGTTATATTTCTATAACACACTCagttattaaaagttatttggaCCAACTGATTTCGTTCTAGTGCCTCCGGCCTCGATCCTCCCCATCTACTCTTCagattgttatatatattacacatatcaacaaatttttgccCTTGGATTGATATGCTCTTGTGCTCATGTTCCTCAAGGAACATGAAAATGACCTTTATAGCCCAACATGTTTAAATAAGACTTTCAAAGAAATGGTTCATTTTCttccattaagaaaaatatacatcaattattaaaatacttttagaatCTGGAAACATGTACCTACAAACTATATTGTGGGATTTTCTTTATCTAACTCTGATCTTACAAGATAAATATCATGTAGATTTCAAAAACGCTTACATTTTGGCTAATAACGTTCATTTCCATACTTCTTCAATTCAATCCAAAGGAAAAAaggttgaaattttgttgactagtgTTAATATTAATTCCACATAACTAActaagaaacataaaaagtGTTAGTTGTTCAACCatagaatatgtatattatctatCTA includes:
- the LOC121114855 gene encoding echinoderm microtubule-associated protein-like 4 isoform X1, whose translation is MSQDFSRGISASSSTSSLATSSNLNIYKLLSLKKEVSIKDSAVKKSRFNSSSSNNNNRIIVNVVSATTDSEDCPMHGINRNIQSSTTRTYDIRYSNSNQQSYSSHSMPRPSKPPVRSINLDRRRSFQDKKDIPRDVFKGKLDFKSLLRREDPKEDERTLSGNRRRAPPPQRLEPQRGYIVDSDFDFRGGLDYYNSNPDMVNSFHSGTRNIVTLRNRNRSGFNKLNVDINHLALSPRNSKSFESVLKHSESTPVSPRRVGFADEIRFDFSEQCKSHPTSPSTEDYPRPILRVPLDRRLTEPLTISHANPDEREFQKEGSPPGDSLVQLYVPPSTSSSDINPEFIALEPLRGISERKIPPPLVDCWSRSQSFPPPGSPSHPRPRSPIRKASLPEEADKKDIKKEDDMVEHENERLRDRVSDLEKRVHDQNDEITCLRATLADALRRINSLESDKGHVQVMSTSHPGVRLRRDENYNNSSSININSSITNGRSSGSLSGLRRPLSVSGAQYEFSPGGPRSSGSSMSHHESVNRRASYASNRERYGQRVLRRSALYQSTGSLHSDGHSSNSMSPAPSPSPTHNQIRSKNNNNNNINVKQFSTPSQRPHQSLIPQDVHHMSTHNHISNHNNNRSSSLSGSMTNLTNSKKWNSTSDFRDHSPGPNNVQRRMPSGSLLSLRSPFGSQQNLDRSHRHGTKDAVYNPDEGSVSMYVRGRPTQLFVPSSYSEYYSLSKVSPAPPQKLKLEWVYGYRGRDARSNLYLLPTGEMIYFVAAVVVLYNSEEQTQRHYLGHTEDVKCLAVHPNKLVIATGQSSGHDRRDGRPHVRVWNSVSMLTIHILGLGDFEKSICCVSFSKADGGNLLLAVEETSDHTISLWDWQRSDRGSKITETKCSNETVVAAEFHPLEGGSIVTCGKGHVNFWQLDSTGFTLSRKTGLFDQRDKPKYVTCLAFSYTGDLLTGDSNGNISVWGRGYNAVTKALRKVHNGPIFSICVLKDGSIVTGGGKDRRIVEFDSLYRRTGMEAELPEHMGSIRTISQGKGSQLLVGSTRNSILQGTFELSFHEIVTGHVDEIWALAVHPQQSQFLTADYESRIHLWDSLSHTSIWSSDTGEQAQSACFSNDGEVLLVGMVCGKWMVIDSRTREVYGLYQDGSEAIQTVRFSPDGKLLALGSRDNVIYVYQVSDDYKKYNRLGRCMGDSRRRKTASSGALNMLGHSHFLTHLDWSADSTYIQSNSGDHELLYWNANLCRQISNPGDMRDTEWATQTCILSFNTIGVWPESIDGTDLVSASRSHNKKLLVTGDDVGKIKTFAYPVTQPKSLCHVNGGHSSQVTRLEFLSDDSRLISCGGRDTAIMQWIVSSH
- the LOC121114855 gene encoding echinoderm microtubule-associated protein-like 4 isoform X5, producing MSQDFSRGISASSSTSSLATSSNLNIYKLLSLKKEVSIKDSAVKKSRFNSSSSNNNNRIIVNVVSATTDSEDCPMHGINRNIQSSTTRTYDIRYSNSNQQSYSSHSMPRPSKPPVRSINLDRRRSFQDKKDIPRDVFKGKLDFKSLLRREDPKEDERTLSGNRRRAPPPQRLEPQRGYIVDSDFDFRGGLDYYNSNPDMVNSFHSGTRNIVTLRNRNRSGFNKLNVDINHLALSPRNSKSFESVLKHSESTPVSPRRVGFADEIRFDFSEQCKSHPTSPSTEDYPRPILRVPLDRRLTEPLTISHANPDEREFQKEGSPPGDSLVQLYVPPSTSSSDINPEFIALEPLRGISERKIPPPLVDCWSRSQSFPPPGSPSHPRPRSPIRKASLPEEADKKDIKKEDDMVEHENERLRDRVSDLEKRVHDQNDEITCLRATLADALRRINSLESDKGHVQVMSTSHPGVRLRRDENYNNSSSININSSITNGRSSGSLSGLRRPLSVSGAQYEFSPGGPRSSGSSMSHHESVNRSALYQSTGSLHSDGHSSNSMSPAPSPSPTHNQIRSKNNNNNNINVKQFSTPSQRPHQSLIPQDVHHMSTHNHISNHNNNRSSSLSGSMTNLTNSKKWNSTSDFRDHSPGPNNVQRRMPSGSLLSLRSPFGSQQNLDRSHRHGTKDAVYNPDEGSVSMYVRGRPTQLFVPSSYSEYYSLSKVSPAPPQKLKLEWVYGYRGRDARSNLYLLPTGEMIYFVAAVVVLYNSEEQTQRHYLGHTEDVKCLAVHPNKLVIATGQSSGHDRRDGRPHVRVWNSVSMLTIHILGLGDFEKSICCVSFSKADGGNLLLAVEETSDHTISLWDWQRSDRGSKITETKCSNETVVAAEFHPLEGGSIVTCGKGHVNFWQLDSTGFTLSRKTGLFDQRDKPKYVTCLAFSYTGDLLTGDSNGNISVWGRGYNAVTKALRKVHNGPIFSICVLKDGSIVTGGGKDRRIVEFDSLYRRTGMEAELPEHMGSIRTISQGKGSQLLVGSTRNSILQGTFELSFHEIVTGHVDEIWALAVHPQQSQFLTADYESRIHLWDSLSHTSIWSSDTGEQAQSACFSNDGEVLLVGMVCGKWMVIDSRTREVYGLYQDGSEAIQTVRFSPDGKLLALGSRDNVIYVYQVSDDYKKYNRLGRCMGDSRRRKTASSGALNMLGHSHFLTHLDWSADSTYIQSNSGDHELLYWNANLCRQISNPGDMRDTEWATQTCILSFNTIGVWPESIDGTDLVSASRSHNKKLLVTGDDVGKIKTFAYPVTQPKSLCHVNGGHSSQVTRLEFLSDDSRLISCGGRDTAIMQWIVSSH
- the LOC121114855 gene encoding echinoderm microtubule-associated protein-like 4 isoform X3, yielding MSQDFSRGISASSSTSSLATSSNLNIYKLLSLKKEVSIKDSAVKKSRFNSSSSNNNNRIIVNVVSATTDSEDCPMHGINRNIQSSTTRTYDIRYSNSNQQSYSSHSMPRPSKPPVRSINLDRRRSFQDKKDIPRDVFKGKLDFKSLLRREDPKEDERTLSGNRRRAPPPQRLEPQRGYIVDSDFDFRGGLDYYNSNPDMVNSFHSGTRNIVTLRNRNRSGFNKLNVDINHLALSPRNSKSFESVLKHSESTPVSPRRVGFADEIRFDFSEQCKSHPTSPSTEDYPRPILRVPLDRRLTEPLTISHANPDEREFQKEGSPPGDSLVQLYVPPSTSSSDINPEFIALEPLRGISERKIPPPLVDCWSRSQSFPPPGSPSHPRPRSPIRKASLPEEADKKDIKKEDDMVEHENERLRDRVSDLEKRVHDQNDEITCLRATLADALRRINSLESDKGHVQVMSTSHPGVRLRRDENYNNSSSININSSITNGRSSGSLSGLRRPLSVSGAQYEFSPGGPRSSGSSMSHHESVNRRASYASNRERYGQRVLRRSALYQSTGSLHSDGHSSNSMSPAPSPSPTHNQIRSKNNNNNNINVKQFSTPSQRPHQSLIPQDVHHMSTHNHISNHNNNRSSSLSGSMTNLTNSKKWNSTSDFRDHSPGPNNVQRRMPSGSLLSLRSPFGSQQNLDRSHRHGTKDAVYNPDEGSVSMYVRGRPTQLFVPSSYSEYYSLSKVSPAPPQKLKLEWVYGYRGRDARSNLYLLPTGEMIYFVAAVVVLYNSEEQTQRHYLGHTEDVKCLAVHPNKLVIATGQSSGHDRRDGRPHVRVWNSVSMLTIHILGLGDFEKSICCVSFSKADGGNLLLAVEETSDHTISLWDWQRSDRGSKITETKCSNETVVAAEFHPLEGGSIVTCGKGHVNFWQLDSTGFTLSRKTGLFDQRDKPKYVTCLAFSYTGDLLTGDSNGNISVWGRGYNAVTKALRKVHNGPIFSICVLKDGSIVTGGGKDRRIVEFDSLYRRTGMEAELPEHMGSIRTISQGKGSQLLVGSTRNSILQGTFELSFHEIVTGHVDEIWALAVHPQQSQFLTADYESRIHLWDSLSHTSIWSSDTGEQAQSACFSNDGEVLLVGMVCGKWMVIDSRTREVYGLYQDGSEAIQTVRFSPDGKLLALGSRDNVIYVYQVSDDYKKYNRLGRCMGHSHFLTHLDWSADSTYIQSNSGDHELLYWNANLCRQISNPGDMRDTEWATQTCILSFNTIGVWPESIDGTDLVSASRSHNKKLLVTGDDVGKIKTFAYPVTQPKSLCHVNGGHSSQVTRLEFLSDDSRLISCGGRDTAIMQWIVSSH
- the LOC121114855 gene encoding echinoderm microtubule-associated protein-like 4 isoform X2 codes for the protein MSQDFSRGISASSSTSSLATSSNLNIYKLLSLKKEVSIKDSAVKKSRFNSSSSNNNNRIIVNVVSATTDSEDCPMHGINRNIQSSTTRTYDIRYSNSNQQSYSSHSMPRPSKPPVRSINLDRRRSFQDKKDIPRDVFKGKLDFKSLLRREDPKEDERTLSGNRRRAPPPQRLEPQRGYIVDSDFDFRGGLDYYNSNPDMVNSFHSGTRNIVTLRNRNRSGFNKLNVDINHLALSPRNSKSFESVLKHSESTPVSPRRVGFADEIRFDFSEQCKSHPTSPSTEDYPRPILRVPLDRRLTEPLTISHANPDEREFQKEGSPPGDSLVQLYVPPSTSSSDINPEFIALEPLRGISERKIPPPLVDCWSRSQSFPPPGSPSHPRPRSPIRKASLPEEADKKDIKKEDDMVEHENERLRDRVSDLEKRVHDQNDEITCLRATLADALRRINSLESDKGHVQVMSTSHPGVRLRRDENYNNSSSININSSITNGRSSGSLSGLRRPLSVSGAQYEFSPGGPRSSGSSMSHHESVNRRASYASNRERYGQRVLRSALYQSTGSLHSDGHSSNSMSPAPSPSPTHNQIRSKNNNNNNINVKQFSTPSQRPHQSLIPQDVHHMSTHNHISNHNNNRSSSLSGSMTNLTNSKKWNSTSDFRDHSPGPNNVQRRMPSGSLLSLRSPFGSQQNLDRSHRHGTKDAVYNPDEGSVSMYVRGRPTQLFVPSSYSEYYSLSKVSPAPPQKLKLEWVYGYRGRDARSNLYLLPTGEMIYFVAAVVVLYNSEEQTQRHYLGHTEDVKCLAVHPNKLVIATGQSSGHDRRDGRPHVRVWNSVSMLTIHILGLGDFEKSICCVSFSKADGGNLLLAVEETSDHTISLWDWQRSDRGSKITETKCSNETVVAAEFHPLEGGSIVTCGKGHVNFWQLDSTGFTLSRKTGLFDQRDKPKYVTCLAFSYTGDLLTGDSNGNISVWGRGYNAVTKALRKVHNGPIFSICVLKDGSIVTGGGKDRRIVEFDSLYRRTGMEAELPEHMGSIRTISQGKGSQLLVGSTRNSILQGTFELSFHEIVTGHVDEIWALAVHPQQSQFLTADYESRIHLWDSLSHTSIWSSDTGEQAQSACFSNDGEVLLVGMVCGKWMVIDSRTREVYGLYQDGSEAIQTVRFSPDGKLLALGSRDNVIYVYQVSDDYKKYNRLGRCMGDSRRRKTASSGALNMLGHSHFLTHLDWSADSTYIQSNSGDHELLYWNANLCRQISNPGDMRDTEWATQTCILSFNTIGVWPESIDGTDLVSASRSHNKKLLVTGDDVGKIKTFAYPVTQPKSLCHVNGGHSSQVTRLEFLSDDSRLISCGGRDTAIMQWIVSSH
- the LOC121114855 gene encoding echinoderm microtubule-associated protein-like 2 isoform X10; this encodes MFVDDEDVVVRSATMPILSQIGSTTDTLCPLSDIIEASRMFESASESVGDEEKEDLEQSSSPLKDVNDCWNDMVEHENERLRDRVSDLEKRVHDQNDEITCLRATLADALRRINSLESDKGHVQVMSTSHPGVRLRRDENYNNSSSININSSITNGRSSGSLSGLRRPLSVSGAQYEFSPGGPRSSGSSMSHHESVNRRASYASNRERYGQRVLRRSALYQSTGSLHSDGHSSNSMSPAPSPSPTHNQIRSKNNNNNNINVKQFSTPSQRPHQSLIPQDVHHMSTHNHISNHNNNRSSSLSGSMTNLTNSKKWNSTSDFRDHSPGPNNVQRRMPSGSLLSLRSPFGSQQNLDRSHRHGTKDAVYNPDEGSVSMYVRGRPTQLFVPSSYSEYYSLSKVSPAPPQKLKLEWVYGYRGRDARSNLYLLPTGEMIYFVAAVVVLYNSEEQTQRHYLGHTEDVKCLAVHPNKLVIATGQSSGHDRRDGRPHVRVWNSVSMLTIHILGLGDFEKSICCVSFSKADGGNLLLAVEETSDHTISLWDWQRSDRGSKITETKCSNETVVAAEFHPLEGGSIVTCGKGHVNFWQLDSTGFTLSRKTGLFDQRDKPKYVTCLAFSYTGDLLTGDSNGNISVWGRGYNAVTKALRKVHNGPIFSICVLKDGSIVTGGGKDRRIVEFDSLYRRTGMEAELPEHMGSIRTISQGKGSQLLVGSTRNSILQGTFELSFHEIVTGHVDEIWALAVHPQQSQFLTADYESRIHLWDSLSHTSIWSSDTGEQAQSACFSNDGEVLLVGMVCGKWMVIDSRTREVYGLYQDGSEAIQTVRFSPDGKLLALGSRDNVIYVYQVSDDYKKYNRLGRCMGDSRRRKTASSGALNMLGHSHFLTHLDWSADSTYIQSNSGDHELLYWNANLCRQISNPGDMRDTEWATQTCILSFNTIGVWPESIDGTDLVSASRSHNKKLLVTGDDVGKIKTFAYPVTQPKSLCHVNGGHSSQVTRLEFLSDDSRLISCGGRDTAIMQWIVSSH